The Dioscorea cayenensis subsp. rotundata cultivar TDr96_F1 chromosome 18, TDr96_F1_v2_PseudoChromosome.rev07_lg8_w22 25.fasta, whole genome shotgun sequence genome includes the window ttgcctGAAGTATTCTCTCCACCACTGGCATGCTTGTCATTGTCGGTGAGTATTTAGACATGGGCACTCACTTCAACTCCAGTGGAGCTGTTTGATTCCTCCAACTGGCTTTGTTTATTGCCTGCATATCTAAAACTTATACTATTGAATATTTACTGGACTGGTGTGGTTGTTGacagatttttatttaatcaatcaCTCAGGTTCTTTCCCAGCAAATTCCGAAGGGAGATTAAGGCTTTGAAAATGGAAGTGGAAAGGCTACTCATGGAGATAATTCAAAACAGGAAAGACTGCTTCGAGATCGCAAGGAGTTCTTCATACGGCAAAGGTTTACTAGCAATGCTGCTTGCAGAAGCACAGAAGAAGAGGGAAGGATTCCGTTACTCCCTTCAAACTGTGATGGATGAATGCAAGACATTCTTCTTTGCGGGTCATGATACTTCAGCATTGCTACTTACTTGGACCATCATGCTGCTCTCAACAAACACATCATGGCAAGACAAAGGGCGAGAAGAGGTTGAACGAGTGTGTGGCGATGAGCCTCCATTAGCTGAGCATCTCCCCAAGCTCAACATGGTAATTAGTTAAACAGTAAAGAACAATACGAAATAATTCACTACTTGTGATCACTCAATCTTAGTTTTGTTCAATCCTTGCAGCTACAAATGATAATCAATGAATCACTGAGGTTATATCCACCTGCATCCCTTTTACCAAGGATGGTGTTTGAGGACATTAAGCTAGGTGACCTTAACATCCCTAAAGGGCTCTCAATCTGGATCCCTGTCCTTGCAATACACCACAGTGAGGACATATGGGGGAAGGACGTGAATGAATTCAATCCAGGGAGGTTCTCCGGCAAGTCATTCGCACAGACCCGGTACTTCATGCCCTTCGCAGCAGGGCCACGGAATTGCGTTGGACAAGCATATGCAATGATGGAAGCCAAGATTATTCTTGCCATGCTTCTATCCAATTTTAGTTTCTCCATCTCCAAAAACTACAGGCATGCACCAGTAAATGTACTAACCTTAAAGCCTAAGCATGGTGTCCTAGTCCATTTGAAACCATTGCGGCCTTAACCATTCAGTACTACTTCTCAATTCAATACCTAAGATCATTCTGAGAGTTTGTTGTACCTTAAGGCTTTGAGTGAGTCAGACATATATCAGTTTTTCAATGTACCAATAGAATAACTCATTACACAGAACAACatttatatttctatttatatgtataaagtTCGGCATTACTAATTAATCCAGCTCATGTTCCATCATTTCCTCACTTGTTTATAAGCATGCTTGTGCTTTCGCCTTTGAATATAAACATTTCAagtgtaaatataaaaaaaatgtgaagaaaGTAAGAAATCATTGCTGGGACCATCTCCTTCCACTACGAATATGGACTAGCACCatcaacaattatatatatattacactaATGCTACACTCTATATGTTTCTTGACAATAAATAGTTATATAATTAATGGAGAGTGCAGTTGAGCTCGCTAACTAAGATTCTTCATGAGCAAATTTACCATTTGGAGAGGAATCCAATCTCAAGTTATCAACttttgaaaacaataaaaaagattagAATTAGTGGCTATAAGAGATTCagcttcttctcctcctcttctttgCTTAATGATGCTTGAAAGTGCTCCATGAGTTCCATTAGAAGCTAATCTAgtggtaaaaaaaattagtggatAATCCTGTTGAAGATTAAAGAAACCAATCCACCAAGTTGCATGTGCCCTTTAAATGATGCTCTCTGGGATGATCAATTGATTATGCTCTAATTTGATAATCTGAAAACTTTCATAACAAATCATTTCCACATCATCCAAAGCCGGTGCTTGGGCATGTGTTATAATCCGTCATTGCCATGCATATTAGTTTACCCTGCATGATAAATtcttaaatatcattaaattattgtaatttttacaTTTCTATATCTACTTGTCATTTTTTATGGTCATCgcttttgtcaatatatatattgtgagaaattttatatatatatatatatattattgaaatcCATTTTATCAGTTGTTTTTCATTAACAAGACTTATAAAAGTTCtataatggaaaaaaatttatatttatatatgttgctAGAATTATAACAACTTTACTAAAATAGTGAACAATATCATCAATGTTCTTCTAAGAGAAAAAACCAGTTAGTAGAAAATAGTGAACTATATCGTCAGTGTTCTTCTAAGATAAAAAACCagttaattatttctttatttccattCCTTTTtcgtaaatatttttaaaaaaatacataactaATAAAAACCTACATGCATATAATCATCTTGTCTACTTCCACATAATAATATTGGCTAAACAGATCACTCTACTTTTGAACTGCCAATATACTTGTCAATTAGTTTCCATAATTAAACTTGTCAATTTGTTAGATTTGTAACAAAGGAATTCAAATGTGGCTTAATATTTTCTTGATAGCAATGTTTCGAAATTGATATATTGGGTTGACTAGCTAGTTCGTTGCATGCTCCACTGTCGTTAAATTAATGTCACCAAAGTTTTTAGGCAAACACTCAAGGTTAACTTGGAACAAACATTAAAAGCCCATGTCAAAGAATAAAGCTCTCCACAATTGAAAAAAAGAGGAGGGTCAAAATGGTATTATGATTAAGCTAGTGAGGTTTGGTTGTGTTACTAATAAAGGTTCATGGCCAATGAGGAATAAGGTCATAGTACTTTTTTATATTCCCATCATTGacccaaaattaaatattatatgtatatatataaaagagaagaaagcaaaagaaaagaccagaacaagaacaaaaaagacagtttgatgatgatgattagcAGCTAATATGTTCTTTAACATTTCTTACACGAGTGGGAGTTCAAGTGCTCAAAAAGTTAAGCCACTCAAAACAAATCCTAGAGATGCCTCTTGCTCCTCACTATGATATTGTCATGCCAAAGGTGGGAGATAACCTCAACCGTCAAAACATACGAACGCCAAGACAGTGCCTACCCACTGATCTTATAGCTTAGCATAgcagaaaaaaaatatcaacatctTTCTTAATTAAGCACACCATGTGTCACTCTTATCATTGGGCTAGGCCAGACTGGCTCGGCCTAAAAAATTGACGTTTTGACCCATCACAGCTCAAATCAGATGAGCCTCATGAATAGTTTGGGCCGGGCTAAGCCCACtccaatttaaaatatgaaacttaTGACCCAGCTCATGGGTTTGGCTATTTAGATCAATCATCTAATCAAGCTATGATCTGCCAGTTGGATTTGGCTCGATTGTCCTGTTGTTTAACTttacttaattaaattttgtaatgatttaaaaataataaggtaaataaaaataaaaacaaataattttattaattgattagtaTTATTACATTTTTACATTAGAAAAATATTGCATCACCACAATATAAGTATATCCTAACTAGGTTAGCATCTATTCATTtgttaatcatatatatttttccattGTATATAAAATCGGGCCTCTATGTACTTGATTGATCAATGAAAATACAATCCTCTTCCAAAATAAATCATGGAGGGAGTTGTTGGTTGGCACATAACAATTAGCCACTTAGGTAGTTAGCTCCCTTATATAATGGGCTTAtctcaatcaattaattatttgtaatatattttatttttattattaatatttagtaataaatcCAATGGACCAGATCATGGGTCGCCCTATTGGATCAGCCTGAAAAAAGGCCAAAATGGTTGGCCCGCGGACCAACCCATCACTTAAAAATGATATCCATATCCAGTTCAAAGTTTATTTAAGTTGGGCTTGGAGTGGGCCatcaaatttgattttggaTCGAATTTGAATCGGGCttggaccaaacttgggccggTTCGTGGGCATTGACCAAATGATGAGAGTGAACCATGTGTGTACTAATTGGTTAATTTGAACTCCtctaacaattttattttttgttaattaagtGGACATTAGAAAATTAGTGATTGGTACTATTTATTATTGTCATCATCTTGGACTctcttattaaaattaaaactatagTGACCGTACCAAAGTAAAGGTTAGCCAAAATGGTGGGGTCATACTTATTCAATAGATGATTATTACTTTCAAGAATAAATAGAGCCTTTACTTTCTTAATGTACTTTTAAAGTATGGTTAATTCTTAGATTCAAGCAATACAATACAGTATAAATAATTAAGGTACAATATaagtgtttaaattattttaaaattgtcGAAAAACGGATAACACCAAATTTTTGtgctatttttttgttgaattcaTATAAGtactggaaaaaaaattatgaaattactATAATATCATTTGTACCggttatgtttgttttctaaattaaaaaaaaatttaaaagacaatattttaataaattctctAGCCTTACCAATATTAACcacttaattttttatcattaaaaaaattattaactcttaattacattttttttaatattcaaaatatattgattaataGTTGATTACCGAACACATTTTAGgtaaaaaattagatttttttaatcactaaatatattcattcataaattatatatataaacttttcataaaaacaatgaatatgattaattaatataattattagttaGCATCCAACacttatatatatgttcatacATATACTAGATAATGATATTGAGCATCCTAATATAATTGCAGTTGACTTTAATTGAGTTCCCTGCCACTTTGTGGATAACTTCAAGGTTCTTTCTTGATGAGAAATTTCCTATGGAGAACGATGGGGATTAAATGATGAACAAAATGACATTGTTACCCATGTCCTTTTCTAATTCTTAATTTATACAAACGGTAGTGCATTAAAAGTAGAGGTACTACAcatttgtcttttgttttgtaaaagGAGGAGCAAGTGGCAGTTCCGGCAACAGGGTTGATTGCAGCCTTATAACGAAGGTTAAGAGTAACGATTCTATCATGGCAGCAAAGTGAGGTTGTGTACCCAAGTTTGCTAATGTGTGTTATTCTAAGAATTTGGAAACAATAGAGGTTCCACCAGTTTTTGAGATGAACTCGAAATGGATTTGAAACATGTGTAAGCAAACCTGGTATCTGCTACAAGTTTTAAGTCTCGATAGAGTATATGTACACTTCCCAAAATGTTAGAGCAATAACCAGCCATACAACAATTACGATGAGTTAGTTAATGAAAATACAAACTGGTAGGAGCACAACACCAAGGAATCACATATTGGAGGCACATGGCCTAGGAAGGGAACAAGGAAGTTTAAACCGTCACACTGATGACTGAGATAAGAGCATCAGAGGAAAATAGAGAAGAAGATTATCTAAATACTTGAACTGATGATCTTCAGTTCATACTGCTTTCATTACTTCATTGAGACACTAGATAAGCAACAACATGAGTCAACTAGATTCTCAAACAACAACTAGGAGACACACCGATTAACTTACACAAGTAACCAAGCAACAAAAAACAGTAAAAAGAATAAGCTAGGATAAATACATACAGTAAACAGCATGCATAACAAGCACTAACTACAGTGCAACCTACTCATCACGTGGATTCTCAGAGCAACCAACACAACATTCGCTCCCCTTGCTCTGAAAATCCACAACACCTAGCTGATTTCTCAAAAGCTTCATGCTTTGGACCTGGAAGAGCTTTTATAAGGATATCAGCCAGCTATTGGTGAGTACTACAATGAACCACATCACTTCCTTGTTGGAAATCAAGCACCTGATAAAATGGAATCGCACATCTATATGCTTAGTCCTGCCTGTTATGCTAAATTCCGGGCGATAGCAATAGCTGATAAGTTGTCACAATGGAGAATGGTTGCTCTTGTCTGAGGGACCTCCATATCTGCAAGTAGACGACGCATCCAAACTGCCTGACAAGCTGCTGAAGTCGCAGCAACATATTCGGCTTCTATGCTTGAAAAAGCAATGATTTCTTACCGTTTTGATGCCATGCGACTGCCCCTGAACCTAAATGAAAGATCCATCCTGTGGTGCTTCGGTGATCTTCTACTGAATCTCCCCAATCACTGTCAACATATCCTTGCAAATGAAAATCTTCAACACTCTCATATTTAAGTCCCATGTTGAGAGTTCCTGCTATATAGTGGAGAATTCTCTTCACTGCTCCAAAGTGGTGCTTTGTAGGTCTTTGAATGAACTTAGAGATTAGGCTCACAGCAAACATTAGATCAGGACGGGTGTGTGAGAGATACAATAGACTTCCAACTATGCTTCGAAAACGATTCTCATCTGCTCTCCTTGAATTATCCTATGATTGAAGCTTTTCATTGGCGTTTAATGGTGTGGATTGATGTTTGCTATTGATCATGCCAAACTTccttaataaaatttcaacaaatCTCTTCTGTGAAACTAGAATTATCCTTGGATTTTGATCCACTTCAAGAACCATAAAATAGTGCAATAACCCTAAATCTGTCATCTTGAATTCatgtttaatgtttttcttgAAATCATCCACCATTGATAGTGATGAACCCATCACtaagatatcatcaacatacaaataATGAAGCAAAACATTTGAGTGTTTATCAATCTTTTTGTAAACTGTTGGTTCATTCTGATTCCATGTAAGACCAAGCTTATTGAAATAAAGATCAATCTTCATGTACCAAGCTTGTGGTGCTTGTTGAAGCCCACAAAGAGCTTTATGATGTCTGTAAACCAATCCCTCATTGCCAGCTTGAATGTAACCTTGAGGTTGCATCACATATACCTCTTCATGAAGCTCTCCATTGAGGAAAACTGACCTCACATCTAGCTTGAACACATGCCAATACTTCTGAGTTGCAACAGCGATAAACAACCTCACTATTTCCAGTCTTGCTACCGGAGAGTAAACTTCATCGAAGTCTATTCCATTCACCTGAGAGTAACCCCATGCGACTAGTCGAGCTTTTCTTTTGTATAGTGTGCCATCTGATAGAAATTTGGATTTGAAGATCCACTTTAAGCTGATTTTGTTGTGGTGAATGAGGGGTTGTCAATTGTTTTCTAATACCATGACTTTCACATTATGTTCGAAACTTATTTGAAGTAAATTCACCTCCATAGTCTGTTCTCAAAGCCTTCAGCTTGTGTTCAAACTACTTCTCAACTTGAGCTTTAAATACCTTGAAGAATTCCAATACTTGAGATTTAACCTGCAAGAAATACACCAAAGCATACCTTGTGCAATCATCAACCAGCAACATGAAGTATGAGTTGCCTCCCCTCGACTTGGTTTGCATGGGACCACAGAGATCTCCATGAATTAACTCTAGGGGTTTGGTTGATCTCCTTAGACTTTCAACAGGAAAAGGGAGATTGGTTTGTTTCCCAAATGTACAACCTTCACAGGAATGTGTTGTAGTTTCTTATGGAAGTCCATTAACCAGTTTGTCCTTCGCCAGCTTCTGcaagttaataaaattaatgtgaTCAAACCTCTCATGCCATATGAAAGAGTTGTCTGGTTTGTTCGCTGCTACATGTGCTGATTCAACATCATTAATTGAAAGAGGACACAAGTTATGCTGGGACTTTCAAATTTGAGCCAGCTCAACAtctgttttcttgtgtttaataaCACATACTTGATCATCAAAGAGGAGCGTGTAACCTCCTTCCAATAGTTGCCCAACACTAAGAAGATTGTGAGCAATTTCTGGTACAAATTAAACTTTGTCAAGTTCCTTCACTTGTGCTCCTCTTGTCTTAATTCTCACAGTCCCCATGCCTTGTACTTTCATAATTCGATTGTCTCCCAATCGAAAAACTTGCTGATAAGTAGTATCTAGAGACTGAAAGAGAGACTTTATACCAGTCATGTGGTTGCTACACTCACTGTCCAACAGCCACACATCTTCAACTTGTTCATCTGAAACATTTCCTGCCATGAACAACTGAGTAACCTCATAGTCTTCTTCCACAACATTAGCTGAGTTATCCTTCTGCCAGCATTGGGATATATAATGTCCATATTTCTTGCAATTATAACATTGAATGTgacctttatttttcttgtcttCTACTTGAGTTTCCTTCTGTTCAGACACACGACCTCTTCCTTTGCCCCTTCAGCGACCTCTGTAACCTCCACGCCCCCTTCCTCTACCTGTAATGACATTAGGATTTGATGTAGAGCCTTCTTCCTTAGCATGAAAAGCCTTCACTTCAACTTGATCTGCTTTCATAGCCCTTCAAAGAACCACTCAATTCATCCACTGTGAGGGTAGAGAGATCCTTAGCTTCTATGATGGATGAGACCATGTATCTGAACTTCAGTGATCGACTACAAAGTATTTTTCCAACCACCGTCTGCTCAGTGAGATCCTTTCCGAGGCTTCTAATGTAGTAAGCAACACTTAGCACCCTGCTAACATAATCCTGAATGGACTCTCTATTCTTCATCCTCATGGTCTCAAATTCCCGCCGATATGAGTACAACTTTGCAACTTAACTCTTTGAACACCCCTGATACTCTTTCTTTAATATATTCCTAGCCTTTTTACCATTTTTCATCTGAGAAATTCTGATGAGGACTCTCTCATCCAAGCTTTGCTGTATAATGACAAGTGCCTTAGCATTCCTCTTGATATTCTCATCCAACTTATGCTCATCCTTTTCTTCCTCATCATATCCATTATCAATGATCTTCCAAAGGTCCGGAGAAAAAAGAATGGTCTCCATCTTTAGACTCCACAGCCCATAACCTTCCCCACTGAAAAGCGGTACATTGGTTTGGGATGAGCTTCTTAAGTTGGTACCTAGATTGGCCATCTCTGATACCACGTTCACTGAGATAAGAGCTTGAgaggaaaatagagaaaaagatTATCTGAATAGTTTAACTGATGATCTTCAGTTCATACTGCTTTCATTACTTCATTGAGATACTAGATAAGAAATAACATAAGTCAACAAGATTCTCAAACAACAACTAGGAGACACACTGATTAACTTACACAAGTAACCAAGCaacaaaaaacattaaaaagatTAAGCTAGGATAAATACATGCAGTAAACAACATGCATGACAAGCACTAACAATAGTGTAACCTACTCATTATGTGGATTCTCAGAGCAACCAACATAACACATGCTTTGTGGAACATTATTTAATGAAAGCTTTTAACTACAGTTACGACACTGTGGTGCAAAACCTACGAGAACTAGTTTACATAAAGGGCTCGAAGATATTGCTTATTAAGTTTCTAggtaaatatcttgagtggGTACTATACTATGGGCAAATTTCACTTTaagcatcaaacttcaatttgtatcatgtCAGTTATCCAACTTCAATTTAGTTTTACAAGAAGGGTATCATGAGGCTTCTAGGAGGAATTTCATGATGTTCCAGCCAGAATTGCCTTGTCAGTAGTAATTGACAATGGCATCTACTAAAGTGTACATACCACATCATCAACAATGTCCATGTTGCCACATATTATTGACACGAGGACATCATTAAATTGCATAATAGGTGGCCACATTGACATAGTTGATGATGTGATATGTACATGTCAGTAGATGACGCCATGAATTGCTACTGACAAGGTAATTCTGGTAGCATTGCAATCAAATTCCTCTCAAAAACCTCTTTATACCCGCTTTatgaaaccaaatt containing:
- the LOC120281935 gene encoding cytokinin hydroxylase-like is translated as MGLVLVIFSLLSTLIFLRAAWITLSCYYLTPKRIKKIMASQNVSGPEPGFLVGNLTDIASLIAKSTSADMESIDHDIVGRLMPHYVLWSKIYGKRFMFWYGSEPRLCLTEIDMIKELLSSKYVHISGKSWLQQQGSKHFIGQGLLMANGDNWFRQRHVVAPAFMADKLKDHVRYMVDCTKKMIKALRCSIETGDDEVEISSYLKRLAGDIISRTEFDCSYEKGTQISHLLNLLQQLTAQSSRHLWFPGSRFFPSKFRREIKALKMEVERLLMEIIQNRKDCFEIARSSSYGKGLLAMLLAEAQKKREGFRYSLQTVMDECKTFFFAGHDTSALLLTWTIMLLSTNTSWQDKGREEVERVCGDEPPLAEHLPKLNMLQMIINESLRLYPPASLLPRMVFEDIKLGDLNIPKGLSIWIPVLAIHHSEDIWGKDVNEFNPGRFSGKSFAQTRYFMPFAAGPRNCVGQAYAMMEAKIILAMLLSNFSFSISKNYRHAPVNVLTLKPKHGVLVHLKPLRP